From Synechococcales cyanobacterium T60_A2020_003, one genomic window encodes:
- a CDS encoding HdeD family acid-resistance protein, whose translation MNTDTELQSDIKKTTGWLIAGSILLILLGIAAIAMPGIASVTFTLILAWILLISGIVRIVKSFQSKPVRGFWLNLVVGILYAITGLYILFNPVIGTVSLTAALGILFIVEGIFEIIMSFQARPGGEFSWLVLLDGIITLILGILVWNQFPFSAIWLIGLYVGISLLFSGISLLVIALSARKTLSTGTQV comes from the coding sequence ATGAATACCGATACCGAACTTCAATCTGATATCAAAAAAACGACAGGTTGGCTCATTGCAGGCAGTATTTTGCTGATTTTGCTGGGCATTGCGGCGATCGCCATGCCCGGAATTGCGTCTGTTACCTTTACTCTGATACTGGCATGGATCTTGCTGATCAGCGGCATTGTGCGGATTGTAAAGTCCTTTCAGTCCAAGCCTGTGCGTGGATTCTGGCTCAACTTAGTGGTTGGGATTCTGTACGCCATTACTGGACTGTACATTTTGTTTAATCCCGTCATTGGCACAGTATCTCTGACCGCAGCACTGGGAATTCTATTTATTGTGGAAGGCATTTTTGAAATTATCATGTCTTTTCAGGCGCGTCCGGGCGGAGAATTTTCCTGGCTGGTACTACTGGATGGCATTATCACACTGATCCTGGGCATTCTTGTTTGGAACCAGTTCCCATTCAGCGCCATCTGGTTAATTGGGCTATATGTTGGTATTAGCCTCCTATTCAGCGGAATTTCGCTATTGGTGATTGCTCTCTCTGCTCGTAAAACCCTAAGTACAGGTACCCAAGTCTAA